A region of the Bacteroidota bacterium genome:
CCACAATACATTTCCCATAGTGAACCCCGTTTTGATCGATCACTTCTGCAAAGACTTTTTTATCAAAAGCTCCTTCCAGTTTCAGCGTAATCCAATCATTATCAATAGCCGTTTGAATAGGCACATACTGTTGCGAAAACAACACGGATGCCCAACAAACAAAGGCCGACAGCAATATGATATGTTTTATTTTACTATTCAACAAAAGCCATTTGAGGCGGGTTCAAAGCTAAGATAGCACACGGGGCTACAAACCTTGAAGTTTTAAACTCTTGACATAAATTTCAAAAATGTGTTTGCTTTTGTGGACAGGTTTAAGAGGGGGAACTCTGCTCGTGGTTGTGTGTTCCGAAGCATCGGAATCACCTACCATTAACCATTAACCCCTCCCGATAGCCCCGCAGCAGCAGCGGGTTAACTGCCAACTGCCCACTCTCTACTGCTACTATCAACTGCCCGCTGCAGCGGGCTATCTACTATCTACGGCTCACCTACATATTCGTCCAACCCTGAGCTGGCAAAGGATACTGCGTTCCCGCTTTACTTATGAGATGAATACCAGTGCCTGCCATATTGCAATGGCCTATAATACTAATTCCTTCAACACCTTTTATCTGCTCAAACATGCTTTGGGGAACCGTGAACAATAACTCATAATCCTCTCCCCCATTAAGTGCACAGGTGGTCGATTCGAGTCCGAGTTCTTGTGCATTATTATATACAATCGCATCAATTGGAAGTTTATCTTCATAAATCGTAATCCCCACATTCGATTGTTTAGCTATATGGTGCAACTCACTGCTTAGCCCGTCAGAGATGTCCATCATGGCTGTTGGCTTGAGTTTTTTATCGTGCAAAAACTGTATCATGTCTCTGCGTGCCTCGGGCTTTAACTGCCGTTCCAATATATAATCAAAACCTTCCAAATCGGGCTGTGCTCCTGGGTTTTCAAGAAATATTTTTTTCTCGCGTTCCAATAATTGTAATCCGAGATACGCTGCCCCGAGGTCGCCAGTTACACATATGAGGTCATGCTCTTGGGCTCCACTTCTATACACTACCGCATCTTTTCTGCACGTACCTATTGCTGTAACGCTCAGCATCAAACCGCTATGACTGCTGCTGGTATCGCCACCCACCAAATCAATACCATAAAAATCGCAGGCATGTTTAATCCCTGAATATAATTCTTCGATGGCTTCAAGTGAAAATCGATTGGAAAAAGCAAGTGACACTGTTATCTGCTCGGGTATCCCATTCATGGCATATATATCGCTCAAATTCACGGTCACAGCTTTATATCCCAAATGTTTTAGGGGCATATAATGCAAATCGAAATGCACACCTTCTATCAATAAATCAGTGCTCACCAAAGTTACATTTTCAGCATCTTTTTCAAGTACAGCGGCATCGTCGCCAATGCCTTTTAACGTGGATGCTTGCTTACTTGTGAAATTTTGAGACAAATGGTCTATTAAGCCAAACTCGCCTAGCAGCGATACTTCTGTGCGGGATGCGTTTTCAAACATGCTGCAAAGATACAGTTGGAAATTTGGTAGTATGGGGCAACTTTTTTTGCTTATTTTTGTCAATTACTAAAGTCATTGCGAGGTACCTATCAATGTCATTGCGAGAAACGAGGCTTCGCCGCGGCGAATCATTAAAGTGCAAAATAGGCTATTATAAATGAAGCTATATAATACATATAAAAAACTATTACTATATTCTATTGGATGTATGGTAGTTTTATTATACAATAGTTCAAATTCTTTTGCACAAACTTTTATCGAAAACAAAGGTCAATGGGAAATCTATTACAAATACTTATTGAACGCTAATTCGCAAACAATCATCATAGAAAAAAACAAACTTCGTTATGTGCAATTTAATGATACCGTATGGTCGAAAATAATTGCACACCCACACGGCAAACAAGTTAAACGCCCCACGGTATTGCCATGCAACCAAATGTTCATCAGCTATGTTGGGGCTAATGATTTCCAATTATCAGCAGCTAAAAAAACGGAACATTATTATAATTTCTTTTTGGGCAATGATGAATCGAAATGGAAGTCGAAAGTATATGGATTTGGAGAAATTAATATTCATAATTTATATAATGGCATCGATTTAAAAATGGAACCTTTGGCGGGTTCACTCAAATATACTTATTATATACAAAAAGGGATTTCGCCATCGCAAATAAAAAT
Encoded here:
- the thiL gene encoding thiamine-phosphate kinase; the encoded protein is MFENASRTEVSLLGEFGLIDHLSQNFTSKQASTLKGIGDDAAVLEKDAENVTLVSTDLLIEGVHFDLHYMPLKHLGYKAVTVNLSDIYAMNGIPEQITVSLAFSNRFSLEAIEELYSGIKHACDFYGIDLVGGDTSSSHSGLMLSVTAIGTCRKDAVVYRSGAQEHDLICVTGDLGAAYLGLQLLEREKKIFLENPGAQPDLEGFDYILERQLKPEARRDMIQFLHDKKLKPTAMMDISDGLSSELHHIAKQSNVGITIYEDKLPIDAIVYNNAQELGLESTTCALNGGEDYELLFTVPQSMFEQIKGVEGISIIGHCNMAGTGIHLISKAGTQYPLPAQGWTNM